From one Rhodoferax sp. PAMC 29310 genomic stretch:
- a CDS encoding sigma-54-dependent Fis family transcriptional regulator, with translation MALEQATKLGDFWEDLLYRLNVLPLLAPPLRERKDDLELLANHFFEVFFEDKNPRLTGFSHRALGAIRAYDWPGNVRELINRIRRAMVMSEGRLITPSDLGLPDRAVAHTGEALEDARIRAERDAISGSLQCSGNNISRAARDLGVSRMTLYRLMEKHGVTT, from the coding sequence ATGGCCCTCGAACAAGCCACTAAATTGGGGGATTTTTGGGAGGATTTGTTGTACCGGCTCAACGTATTGCCGCTTCTGGCCCCACCCCTGAGAGAGAGAAAAGACGATCTTGAGTTGCTGGCCAATCATTTCTTTGAGGTTTTTTTTGAAGACAAGAACCCTCGACTAACGGGATTCAGCCACCGGGCGTTGGGCGCGATACGGGCTTATGACTGGCCTGGAAACGTCCGCGAACTTATCAACCGGATTCGCCGTGCCATGGTGATGTCGGAGGGGCGATTGATTACGCCAAGTGACCTGGGGTTACCGGATCGCGCGGTGGCCCATACGGGTGAGGCGCTGGAAGACGCACGTATTCGGGCTGAGCGCGATGCGATCTCGGGTTCCCTGCAGTGCAGCGGCAACAACATCAGCCGAGCAGCTCGCGATTTGGGGGTCTCCCGCATGACGCTTTATCGTTTGATGGAAAAGCACGGCGTCACTACTTGA